The DNA segment aatcgGAAACCTCTGTTCCAAAGATCGTCTCTCAAACAACGCAACCCCTCAAAACAACCCTCACGACCCTCCGCACAGGGTTGTTATCACCCAAGTCGACCGTTCCCGCCACAACCCAGCAGGCGATCTCCTCGCTCTGTGACATGCCCTCTTTTGCCTCGGTACGTGATGTCGCTTTTGCTGTCAAGCTCTCTGCTTCGTTtgtcctctcccaccacgaCAAGGAGACAGCAAGGGACAAGTCTGGCAAGTCAGGGCTGCACAAGGAAGTTGTCGCTGAGATGAAGGCTTTGgagtcggcggcggcaaagaCGCTGGGGGAGGCCAAGGGTCATGTTGGGGTGCTGAAGGGGGTGATGAATGAGAGTGGGTGGTTGGATAAGTTGTTGGAtgttgttttgggggaggacagggaggtgggggagttgaCAGAGAAAGTGAGCGAGattgtggaggggaggggaggggccgaggagtgggctgggaaggtggttgatggctggagggaaggggtgaaggggtgggggatggtgaagttTGAGTAAGGTAGTGAGTGTCATTTGCAAAGAGTTCCATATGCTTGAGAATGTTTCCTTGTGATCCAATCCGGCTATGCAATAAAAATAAACAGAGAAACCGAACTAAGGTGAAATAAATAGGTATCATATGCCAAGCAATCCCCCCTAAGAAGcaaaaccccctctcccccctcttaTCATCTTTCCTCCGTCTCCCACAACTTCCCCCCAATCCTGCAGACTTTAAaaactcccactccccctcctcttaGCCCTCTCCCTAGCAGCCCTAGCCAAAATCCCCTGCTGCTCCTCGCCCAACGTaacccaagtccaaaacCAAGCCATCGTCTCGACAAAAACAAACGTGAAAAACACCCTGTTTTTCAAGGCATCACCCCCCCAGCCAGAGGGGACATACCCCGGGTTATTGTTCAGCGCTTGATGCATATTGGGGTGGTTGACAAAGCGACTTTTGGCGGACTCGTCGTGGTGGTAGaagattggggaggaaggcgagaagaagaaggagtaGATTGAGAGGGAGAAGCAGATTGAGACTCGGAGGGGGGCTTGGGTGCCCCAGTgggtgacgagggagatTTCGTCTGGGTAGGAGAGGGTGGCTAAGTCGGAaatggcgaggaaggcgaggaggaaggataAAAAGgcgagggcgggggaggggacgtcGAAGGatcgggagggggggagggcgagggagtcGCCCAGGAGGGAGACGATGCTTTGGTCGGAGatggcggttgggttggtcaggaagaggaaggagagggtcaggtggaagagggagagggaggtgaggatcGTGCGGGAGGATATTAGGGCCATGGTTGAGGCCGGCTTTGAAAGGCTAGCTTTGGCGTTGGGGCCAGATGATTTGGACGACGGgcgatggggggggggtgtttggTAGTTTTGATGCTGGGTGTGCATTCAGTTGTGGCCAGATGCTCGGTCGTCAGAGAGTGCTGGGTTCGCGGGATTCAGCTCTCCCTCGGGTCGGTTGGTCTGTGTCGTGTGAGACACCAGGATGTCGTGTGGTTTGCTGGTGGGCAAGCTTCAGCTTCGTGTCGGTTCCGTCACAGTCCAAAAGGGGCACAATTACAAGCCTTATCGGCAAGCTATCCTCCCGATAAGCGAGGGTCATTGACCGGACTTGTTCTCGAATAAATATGGGACCACGGGATCTGTCAAGCCACATTTATGCTTAAACGTTCTAAGTGTGGCTTGGGCACCCGGGGCTTGGCACTGCAACCCCTTTGGGCAAGAGGAGCAGGGATCCCACGATCGCGGGGTCCATATTGCTGTCTCTCACTGCCTTTTATGAACTGAATCCCGCCAGATGGGACATTCATGAGTTATATATTTCAAGATTTAACTGATTTAAGAAAGCCAACGGGGTAGTGTTGAAGAACAATTGTTTACCATCCGAACAAAAtaccaaaaaaacaccaccttcacccaCCATCTCATCAACTACCGCCACAACCATGACAGCAGACCACCCCCCTAACCCCGAGCCGACGCTCGACATTGGCAGACACCTAAAATACTGGAAGATGTGCCTCcagtcccccctcccccaccactaCCTCTCCAACGAAGGAAACCGCATGGCCCTGGCCtacttcatcatcaactctATCGCCATACTCACACCTCATgctaacaacaacaacaacaacaacaacaacaacaacaacactgaTAACAACCTCATCACTCCGCAGGACCGGAGAAAGCTCCGAAAATGGGTCCTctcccatcaacacccaggAGGTGGCTTCTCCCCTGCCTCGTCACTTGTCTACCCCCTTCACGGTTATGAGCAGTCGGAGCCAGAAACAGGATCTCAACcggcagaagcagcaggaatGGCCAATGCGCCAGGGACTTTATTTGCACTGCAGCTACTGGCGCTGTTGGCAGATGAGGATGATCCAGAGGGGGCATTCGACGGGGTCGACAGAGCACAAACACTCCGCTGGTTACGGAGGCTGCAGAGAAAGGACGGGAGCTtcggggaggtgttgaggttgctgCCTGGTCAGGGGTGGTTCATCGGGGGAGGGTACGACATGCGGTATTGCTACATCGCCGCGTCGATAcggtggatgttgaggggggatgtcgaggagggtgagccagggtgggtggaggatatTGACAAGGAGAGGTTGACGAGTTATATCCTCAGCAGTCAGGTGAGGTGTTCGCTGTTTCTTACCTCACTTCCATCGCTGACTGACAATCTGGCAGACATATGACGGCGGCTTCGCAGGCAGCTCACAGGAAGAACCCCATGCGGGATATGCCTACTGCGCCATCTCTGCGctttccctcctcgaccgccCGTTGCGAACaaccagccaaccaccccctccctccccatcactctCCCGCATCCGTGACCTCCCCGCCTTAATCCACTGGCTCACCTCCCGCCAATTCATCTACCTCGAACACCCACCCCCTGTTccagaacaacaagaagaagaagaagacccggtcaacttcctcctcccccctctcacatccctttctctctctccatccCTCATAGCCTACAACGGCCGCACAAACAAAATAGCCGACACGTGTTACACCTGGTGGGTCGTAGCAGCGCTATCCAACCTCTGCCAGTTGCAGCTACTCGGCGACTGGGCACTAGCGAGACGGTTCCTGCTGGAGAAGATGGCGCATCGGATAGGCGGGTTTAGTAAATACCCTGGTGGACCACCGGACGTGTACCACAGCTGTTTTGGGCTGACGGTCATGTCGTTGATGGGGGAGCCGGGATTGCAGAagttggatggggggttggcggtgccgGTTGTGACGGTGGGGGTTATTGAACaggcgaggggggagttgttgagaagggcgaggggggaggggaaggggaagggggtggtggaattggggttgaggatgaggggggggacgacgaggccggggtggttgaggggggttaaTTAGGGGTGTTATCCTACAAAGGGTGATGAGGACTtctggatgggttggttaGTGTACCATATATACTTAATATTGGGAGTGTTCGGATCAGAGGTATGTAATTGTGAGATCATTGGGACGCATCTTGGCATTTTTGCTGTCGATACCGCAACTTGGGCGCCTTTCTCATATCCGcaaaataaaataaaataaaattAAGATCTTGAGTGTGCATTCAGGGGACATTCGGGAAAAACTTGGCTGAAAGCAAAAAATGATAGTGTCCCCTCGACCGGAATCGAGCCGGTGACCTTTCGGTATCGATAAATTGCATTTACAGCCGAACGTGATAGCCAACTACACCACAAGGGGATTTGATTTGATGGTTGCAAGCACCAGAATGCGCACTTATGGTGATGTGGGGAACATGCGGGATTTTTTGTGTTGATCCACGCCTGGGCAAAACACTTCCAGTCAAACATGTCAGATGATACCTTGATACAAATCCAACGGCTCTTTATATTCTATCTCACCAAATCATATATATCACCAAATTATATATATCACCATCCAATTCAcaaatcccccccctcctcctcctcctcctcctcctccccctcacccaacaCATGCAAAATCAACTTCCTatacccctccaccgcctcctccaggtccctcaccctcaacccttcatcatccccatgCGCAACAAGGATACTCCCCGGCCCATAGAGATAACTCGTatgccccccctccaaattCGGAACATCAGTCCCATAACTCGCAACCATAGTCTCAAACCCGTCAACTTCACACTTGCACTTGACCGGTCCATACCCGCCAAGCCACTCTGAACTGAGCGCATCCCCGTCTGTTTCCTTGAGAATGTGCTCAATCTTGGCGATAACATCCTTATGTCCCTCCTTTTGACTTCCCGATGCCACCCGAACAGCAAGTCTAGCGCTCGCCGACTTGGGTATCACATTCGCtgccacccccccctccagaaCCCCGATATTAACTGTCGTGTTGCCGTACCTCTCGCTCGAACCAAGGTCAGTGTTGAGGATAGTGTGCAAACTGCGAATCAGCACCTCATTGGCAGATTTGCCTAGCTGTGGGTAGCCTGAATGACCAGCCTTTCCTCGAGAGCGAACAATCCCATTGGTAATCCCCTTGTGGCCGCACGCAAGTTTGTTCTCTGTAGGTTCGCCAAAGATGGCAGAGGCAAAGCGGTACTGCTTTtcgtcgctgctgctgccaaagagAGAaaccttgctgctgctgcgggagCGGCGGGAGAACTCCTTCATGCCGAGGCCGGAAGTTTCTTCGCCAACTACGAAGAGGAGCATCACGTcggatggggagatggattCCGAGGAGATGAGGGTGGATAAAGCGATGAGCTGCGCTGCAAGAGAGGCTTTCGCATCGACGGAACCGCGGCCGGAGATGAGGGTGTCTGGGGTGATTGGCCCTGACGGTGTGGTTTTGTAGGGAATGTATGGTGGGACGACATCGATGTGGGATGTGATGAGGAGCTTGAAGTCGGCGGTGCTGGGCTTCTTAGCTGTAGGCCAAGCCAGGACATTGCATCTCGCATTTGAGCCTGTGTTTAACCCAGCTGGAATAGGTTGAAGCTCGACAGAGTAGTTTTGCTTGCCGAGATATTCCTGAAGGAACAGAgcggcgtcctcctcggtgccACTGAGCGAGGGTATCTCAACGAGGTTCTTGtgaagggcgaggaggtcatGGCGGTAGAACGGGCCGTCGGCGTGCGGCGTAGGGGTCGCatgtgctgctggtgggtACAATGCGCTGCATAGCAGCAGTGCCTGTGAGATCCGCTTCATTTTGAGTTTTGCACCAACTCTCTGCCACTCCAAAGACCGTTGATGAAAGGTGAAAGATGCAACGTCTCGGTCGAGTTCATAGCGCTGATGAGGTCATCCCTTTCAGTGGGTCCAAAAACATGCACAAATCGCCAATGCAGGGGCTGTGGGGCGCTGCATGACTTGGGCGCTTTACACAGcatcatctcatcttcaAGCTTCGAGAAAACAAACATGTTCAACATCTCATTTCGTATTCAGCTCGATCCTCATAGCTGACGAGCAGCAACAGAGGCCAACCGCTCGGGCAACACTTGGCTAAAGTCAAACTTGCCGTCCGCACCCTTCACCACGGTTCCCCGCTCAGTGACAATGGCATCGATCAGCTCATGGGGAGTCACATCGAAAGCTGGGTTCCAGACCCCAATTCTCTGATCAGCAATCGCAACTCTCGCAGTCTTGCTGGTATCGACGGTTCCGTCCTCGTTGACAATGGCACCGCTGATTTGTGTCAGCTCTTCACGCTTGCGCTCCTCGATCTCGATAGCGCTTCCGTTCTCCGTCTCGAGGTCGATGCTGGTTGTTGGCGCAGCGACAACAAACTTGACACCGTGGTGACGAGCCAGCACAGCCAGCTGATAGGTACCAATCTTGTTGGCAGTATCTCCGTTGCGGACAACGCGGTCAGCGCCGACAATGACGGCGCCAATGTTCATGCGCTCacggtggaggttgaagagaGCACCAGCCATGCTGTCGGTGATCAAGGTGGAGGGAATGCCCTCGAAGACGAGCTCGAAGGAAGTAAGACGACTGCCTTGGTTGTAAGGACGAGTCTCGGTGCAGTAGGCGTGCTTGAGGAGACCCTCGGAGTGAAGAGTGCGGATGATGCCAAGGGCAGTGCCGTGGCCCGAGGTTGCGAGGGAACCGGTGTTGCAGTGCGTGAGGACGGAGATGGGCTTTTCAGAAGAGGCATTGTACTGCTGTTGCAACCAGGCGGCACCATGAGAGCCGATAgaggtgttgttgtggagGTCCTTGGCGAGAatctcctcggccgtctgGATGTAGGTGTTCAagatggcctccttggcctcagGGTGCGCCAAACCCTCGAGGTTGGCGGCTCTAGTGGCCAGCTTGAGAAGTGTGATGGCGTTGGAGAGATCAACAGCCGTTGGCCTGCTCTCCTTGAGGTAGTCAAGTCTCTTTTCGATATGCGCAATGACCTCTTCGGGCTCAGTGGCGGCTGGTGACGCATGTTAGCGATGTCTTGATTCGGGGGCAGTGTCAAACTTACTGCAGTCGCCATTGTGCAACTCAACCGCATGGGCCAAAGCAGCGACGATGGCAATGGCGGGGGCACCTCTCACTCTCATGGAGCGTATGCAGTCAAAAGCCTCTTCGGCAGTTGACACCTCATCGTAGTGGTTCTCATGGGGCAGTCTGAGCTGGTCAAGGACTAACAGCTTGCCCCGCGAATACTTGATAGCTTGAAGGGTGGCCATTTTGTAGATGTGTTTCGAGGTCTTTGAAGACACAAAATTTGTTGTCAAAAGTGACCAGCCGTTTTCGAAGATTGTCAAAAGTTCCCCTGGATTTTTACACAGGGAATCTGCCTGCTCTTGAGCCTGAAATAGAAAATATCTCTCGGGGGTGCAAGCGGCCGGGACTGTCATTAGATGCCCCGCCACTGCGCAAAAGTTTTGGTGGGGCAATTTCTGGAAATTCAAGGTGACGGAGGTGAGCTGCATCGCCAAGAAGCGGTGAGAGCTCCATGGCCATGCATTGACGTGCCACACCCTGCATCTCAGGGGATTCTGCCACCGCATGGCCTGGCCAGGAGCTGTCCTTCTCTCTAGAATTCCAACGCGCTTCGACTAGGGCATGTCATAGAGGCCCAGAGCTGTCCAGCATGGAACAGCCCTTTTCTTCGTCAAAGGTGACGGGTTAGTGACGGTTTTGGTTGATTGGGGAGCTCCCAGCTGACTAGTAGTGTTCCTGTATGCAGTCGAGTACTTCGATCCCCACGATGTCTACAAGCTCCTTGCGCCGGGGTTGATTCCCCGGCTCCCGCTCCGAGACCTCAACTGGCAGTCCCACGCCGGGCCATTGCGATCTATCAACACCCTACACATTGAGCTCCTACCATCCGGAGCCGACTGCTCGAATATCTTTACCCCCCTATCCTCTCCAAACCCAAAGGGCGCAAGCTCCACCGATGTCGCGAACCAACCGGCCCGGGACGATGGCTTCCAGaccgccaccatcgccgGTAGGGGTGGCTCAAGCGACCAGGTGGACTCGACACTTCGTCCACCAGCAGGGCCAGGCAAGGAAAGGAGACATCAAATACCAGGCTTGCGCCGCACACCTTACCTCAAGGTGCTACTAATACGATGCGACGACAACGATACATACAAGTCCACGACGAAGGCTGAAATAAAGGAGTGGATCAGAGTcaacacaccaccagcccaggGCAAGAGTGGCGCCGAGAACCACGATGCCTTCGAATGGCTGATCATCCATGTGGTCCTCCCAAACACCGTCGCCGCGACCCAGCCGCGGACCACCGGGAAGGTACCCGACTCCAGCGACGTCTCCAAGACGGCGACACTAAAGTGGCGCGGCAGCTCAACATCGTTGCTGGAGAAATTGCGGACCGACTTCAACGGCTCAGGCAAGGGCGCTGTGGACAGGATCAGGCAGATTCGCATTGGCGTCAACGACGTGCCATATAGTATGCTCCCGAGGGTGGTGCCCGCGGTACCTACGGGGTATCGTGAGACCGAGCAGGACAGTGAGGCCGCGTGGGCGGACTTGATCGGGAAGTTCAAGGAGCTCATCCTATCCAGCTTCGACACACGCGTCACACAGTACGAAGAGGACATCAAGGAACGAGACGCCCAGAGGAGTTTACCAGGGTGGAATTTCTGCACTTTTTTCATTCTGAAAGAAGGCCTGGCCAGGGGTTTCGAAAGTGTTGGTCTTGTTGAGGATGCCCTGGTTGGATATGATGAGCTTAGTGTTGGGCTCGACACTATCATCCAAGAACAAGCGGCTGCGGGGTCTGCGGAAGCACATGGAGGCGCTCTGCTTCCGTATACCCCGGATCTCAAAGAGACAGCACAAAAGGCTCTCAGTGAGATCGCTGGCGGTACTCTTGAgtttgaggaagaggaggctgtgGATCTCCAGTCTGGCGAGAAGCAAAAGCTGGATTATTCCGAAAGCATCCCCATCACTTCATCCAAAAAGACATACCGAGAGTTGATCTTGGCCAACAATGTGTCTTTATTCGATTTCAGGTGCTACATCTTTGCACGCCAAATCTCTCTGCTCCTTCGTCTTGGAAATGCATGGTCAACACGAGAGGAACTGGTGgccaagctgaaggagcaGCAAGAAATGGTCCCGCGAGGAGTGGCTGCAAAAACACCCGTACCCAAGCTGAatgaggagcaggagaactTGCTGCAGCTCGCTGAGATCTGCAAACGCACGCTCGAGTTTGTGCCTGCGATTTCGACAGTCATGAGAGAAGACATCATTGCGGCCATCATGTCTGCCAAGAAgcacgaagaagaagatggcgtCAAGCCAGTCCTCGATTCCATGCTCTCCGAGGTTGTGGACAACATGGTGTCGTCCTTTGCCTTTTCTGTTGCCCAACAGATTCTCGCCCAGACGTCTACCAAGGCGCTGCCTATCCCACCTTCTACCCTTAATGATGCCCATGATCAGAAGACGTCTATCCCAGACCCGAAAACAACGATGCATCCAGCCCGGACGACGTCCCTTCACGGCCAGGGCACTCAACGGCCACCTCTCAGCCCTGGGTTCCCGTCTGGGCGCCTGCTTGGTTCTATTGATAGTCCAGCTACGTCGTCATTTCAGAAGGCTGGGCTCGAAGAACTTGCTGCTAGGAGAGCCGAGCTGTATGCATTGTCCCGAAATATTTTGGAAGAGTGTGGCAAGAAGCGTGGCTGGTCTGACGGGTGGTCGTCGGTCCCTACGGTAGGGGAAGCTGGGATTGTCgacatggaggagattggccttgatgatgatgatgatgatgatgatgccgaaAAGACCAAGCCGGCTGCAAGAGAAACCGCTGAGGTTTTGCACACGTCGGTTGCCGGCGTGGgaaccaccctcctccgcacAGCGCTCGACAATAAGGATGACTTTTATCGGCTCTACGAGACGCTCACCGATAAAGCTCTCCGGCACTACACAGTCGCCCACCACCTGCACTCGGTCCAGGCCTGCATGGCTGATTTGGCGGTGCTCAAGTTTCACCTTGAGGAGTACAAGGACGCAGCTTACTACTTTTACCGCGTCATTCCCTTCTTTGGAGAGAGCAGCTGGGCCCTCCTTGAGCTTTCCATGCTGGTCATGTATGCGAGGTGTCTAAAGAAGTTGAACAAGTTGGACGATTACGTCAACCAAGCACTTCGGCAGCTCCTTTGCAAGGCAGCCGCCGCTGAGAGGGACAGATTGCAGCAAAAGTCACGGTTCAGGAACACCCTTACGTCTGCGACTCAGTACCCAGAAGCCTCGGCCATCACGGGATTCCTGGCGGACCTGATTTCGGTGTCGGCATCGCTGGAAAAGGATGTGAGGATTCCCCTGACGAGCCTCTGCTGTGACCTTGCTCTGGACGGGCCACCATTCTACGACGAGGGCCAGGACAGCTTCTCCCTGTTTCTTGACTTTCACAGTCTTTTGGTTGATGAGTTTGAAGCTGATTCGGTCAGCATCCGCATCACGAGCAAGACTGCAGGGGGCAACAGGGAAATTTGGCTACAGACCGAGAAGCCGGTTACCATCCGGCCAGGGCCGAACAAGGTACGAGTGCAGAGCACCACGATGATGGCTGGCACTTTTGAGGTGGATCAGGTTCGTCTGTCCAGCGAGAAGGTATTGCTGCACTACGAACGAGATCCCAACCAGCCTGTAGACAAGGGGATTGCAAGCCTGAAAAATCCTCAAGTGGCTGTTTACCAACGAGCTAGCGGCCTTGACGTCCGACTGTCAGGGACAAAGGACCTGCagctcgacaagaagaaatcGCTAGATCTTGAGCTATCAACTGGTTGGAACGCCGTCAAGACGTGCGAGATTAAGATTAGGTCCGCGACTGGTGGGCTGCGGCTGGTCATGAGTGAAGCAGAGGTGATTGGCTCGACACAGGCCACCAAAGCAGAGGGAGGCACCTTCAAATTCGGCGCCATTCCCGCAAATAGCTCTGTCAAGGTCCGGTTTCCCTTCACCGTTGAGCACGACCTGCTCGATGTCGCTGTCAGGGCGGAGGTTACCTACTCCACCGAGCGTGGGAgcttcaccttcttcaagACATCATCTGTACCGATCTCTCTCGCAGTCGAGGTCAACGTTCAGGATATCTTCAAGCACAACGCACTCTTTTCGCGATTTGCggtctcctccgccagctccaGCCCGTTGAGGTTGTTCAAGAGCGAGCTGTTGGGCTCCGAGGTCTTTGACACACATTTTGGCCACTCGCCCAGCCAGCCGGTGTTGATCTTTCCCAAACAGCCCACCAGCCTGCTGTACAAAATCACGAGAAAGCGCGGGGTTGCCATCGGGCCGAAGACAAACAAGACGCTGTATCTCAAGCTGTACTACAGCGTCTTGCAGGAAGAGATTGAGGCTCTGTTTGAGAAGACCATCGTTGCCGATTTGGAAGACTCGCCCATGAGGGAGTACGCCAAGCTGATCGTCTCCAAGGTTCTGGCGGTAGTCCAAGCCCGCCTGTCGGAACACGAGCTTGAGAAAGCGGCGTTGCTGGGGGAGCTGCAGACGAGCTTTTTGGGTCATGTCAATTGGGAATCGCACTTTACTGGTCTGGGGTCGGCGTCAAACACTCAACAGCAAAAAAGCGGGACCAGCTcccctgcttcttcttcttcttcttcttctggggaAGACATCTCGTCGGCCACTCTGGCAGATTTTATGACTGCCTTTTTCACCAATCACCCTTTCCTCCCGTTACCGCACTCCGAGTCAATCCCGGAACCAAACACGATTGTCATCCCGGTTGATGTACCCCCAGTAGCAATAGTTCACACGGCCGACTTGAGGGTTTCATCGTCTCAACCTCCAGTGGTGAACGGGACGGACGCTAGCGATGGCAGTCCTACGTTCGTGATtaaccagctcctccctaCCACCCTCCACCTAAAATGGACGCGGATGTGGGACACTGACCTGTCCACTTCGTCTCTGTCTCAAGACCTGGAGTTCGGGTATGAGATCACTGCCCCGGGGGATAGCTGGCtgcttggggggaggaggaaggggcaTTTTGTTATACCGGCTgtggacgatgatgatgcagagGAAAAGTTGAGTTCGACGGCGGAGACGGAGGCGGAGATACCTGTTGTTTTGGTGCctttgagggaggggtattTGCCTTGGCCCGGGGTGGAGATTAGGGAGGTTAGGGCGGGAGGAGAaaatgggaatgggacggGGGAGAATAGTCCTGTGGTGAATGTTGCTGGGGGAGTGCATTGCGAGACGGATTATAGGAACTtgggggagacggtggaggttgtgggggaTCGGGGGAGGGTTACGGTTAGTTTGGATGTtagtgatggtgggggggataGGGGGGGTCCGATGGTGCTGGAgtgtgagggggggggatggggggttgggagggttgttgCTTAGACTACGTATGATGGGGGATGTTGTGACTAGCAGAGGAAGGTTCAGGTATGGTTAATATTCTTAATCGAGAAGGTCTTCTTGACTGCTTTACCAACTGTGTAGCGTGGGGTATTGTTTATGAGCTTGGCAGGGGCGACCGGATGAGCAGAGTGAGTACTGCAGGTATGCGCATAAGGTCTCTTGTCAGATGCGCCTACACAGTTCTGCGGGTAGGCCCGTCTGCCTAGACACTCCGAATTAGCTACCACCAATCATCCACGGCGTCACTGCTCTAGGTTGATATCATGATCTCCGGTCATCGGCAGACAAATCTAGATTCTAACATCCGACCGGCGACCGGCCGCATGAAAGAAATACCACCCGACTTTGGCCCCAGCGGGAGACAGATCATCTGGCTGACTACTCTCATGACTAAGGGGGTTTCCAAAGCCGAGGTTGCACGAGTTCAGGGATAGAGATGCCCGCCTTTTGCGCCACATTTCGATATtatatgtgtatgtgtgtgtatcATTTATTCGCTGCGGGTCACACACTATTACCCAGTTACAGGCGGAATTCGGGGTTGGGGGT comes from the Podospora pseudocomata strain CBS 415.72m chromosome 5, whole genome shotgun sequence genome and includes:
- a CDS encoding hypothetical protein (EggNog:ENOG503P4WN; COG:S), with amino-acid sequence MALISSRTILTSLSLFHLTLSFLFLTNPTAISDQSIVSLLGDSLALPPSRSFDVPSPALAFLSFLLAFLAISDLATLSYPDEISLVTHWGTQAPLRVSICFSLSIYSFFFSPSSPIFYHHDESAKSRFVNHPNMHQALNNNPGYVPSGWGGDALKNRVFFTFVFVETMAWFWTWVTLGEEQQGILARAARERAKRRGSGSF
- the CDC43 gene encoding geranylgeranyl transferase type-1 subunit beta (COG:O; EggNog:ENOG503NUSI) encodes the protein MTADHPPNPEPTLDIGRHLKYWKMCLQSPLPHHYLSNEGNRMALAYFIINSIAILTPHANNNNNNNNNNNNTDNNLITPQDRRKLRKWVLSHQHPGGGFSPASSLVYPLHGYEQSEPETGSQPAEAAGMANAPGTLFALQLLALLADEDDPEGAFDGVDRAQTLRWLRRLQRKDGSFGEVLRLLPGQGWFIGGGYDMRYCYIAASIRWMLRGDVEEGEPGWVEDIDKERLTSYILSSQTYDGGFAGSSQEEPHAGYAYCAISALSLLDRPLRTTSQPPPPSPSLSRIRDLPALIHWLTSRQFIYLEHPPPVPEQQEEEEDPVNFLLPPLTSLSLSPSLIAYNGRTNKIADTCYTWWVVAALSNLCQLQLLGDWALARRFLLEKMAHRIGGFSKYPGGPPDVYHSCFGLTVMSLMGEPGLQKLDGGLAVPVVTVGVIEQARGELLRRARGEGKGKGVVELGLRMRGGTTRPGWLRGVN
- a CDS encoding hypothetical protein (COG:E; MEROPS:MER0026479; EggNog:ENOG503NUCZ) — encoded protein: MKRISQALLLCSALYPPAAHATPTPHADGPFYRHDLLALHKNLVEIPSLSGTEEDAALFLQEYLGKQNYSVELQPIPAGLNTGSNARCNVLAWPTAKKPSTADFKLLITSHIDVVPPYIPYKTTPSGPITPDTLISGRGSVDAKASLAAQLIALSTLISSESISPSDVMLLFVVGEETSGLGMKEFSRRSRSSSKVSLFGSSSDEKQYRFASAIFGEPTENKLACGHKGITNGIVRSRGKAGHSGYPQLGKSANEVLIRSLHTILNTDLGSSERYGNTTVNIGVLEGGVAANVIPKSASARLAVRVASGSQKEGHKDVIAKIEHILKETDGDALSSEWLGGYGPVKCKCEVDGFETMVASYGTDVPNLEGGHTSYLYGPGSILVAHGDDEGLRVRDLEEAVEGYRKLILHVLGEGEEEEEEEEGGDL
- the MRI1 gene encoding S-methyl-5-thioribose-1-phosphate isomerase (COG:E; EggNog:ENOG503NVZ3), with product MRWQNPLRCRVWHVNAWPWSSHRFLAMQLTSVTLNFQKLPHQNFCAVAGHLMTVPAACTPERYFLFQAQEQADSLCKNPGELLTIFENGWSLLTTNFVSSKTSKHIYKMATLQAIKYSRGKLLVLDQLRLPHENHYDEVSTAEEAFDCIRSMRVRGAPAIAIVAALAHAVELHNGDCTATEPEEVIAHIEKRLDYLKESRPTAVDLSNAITLLKLATRAANLEGLAHPEAKEAILNTYIQTAEEILAKDLHNNTSIGSHGAAWLQQQYNASSEKPISVLTHCNTGSLATSGHGTALGIIRTLHSEGLLKHAYCTETRPYNQGSRLTSFELVFEGIPSTLITDSMAGALFNLHRERMNIGAVIVGADRVVRNGDTANKIGTYQLAVLARHHGVKFVVAAPTTSIDLETENGSAIEIEERKREELTQISGAIVNEDGTVDTSKTARVAIADQRIGVWNPAFDVTPHELIDAIVTERGTVVKGADGKFDFSQVLPERLASVAARQL